A portion of the Roseovarius sp. SCSIO 43702 genome contains these proteins:
- a CDS encoding SUMF1/EgtB/PvdO family nonheme iron enzyme produces MIPVEGGIYTLGRDNGPASEAPAHTVQLQGFRIDRTEVTNAAFAEYLNALAIPVAAQFEGGNATRDHLSDESAALLMEEQRSSGLYPIIALDDPQARIGYSDGAFRPTPGYENHPVTETTWAGARAYCAWRGTRLPSEAEWEAAARGADASLYPWGNTAPDQSRVFVSGQTGVTAEVGSRPAGATPSGVLDMSGSLAEWTSSLKRPYPYDPADGREAPDRAGERVTRGGDYIYDAGSATLTATHRDGFSNAPGRGHRHIGFRCVANAMAG; encoded by the coding sequence GAGGGCGGCATCTATACGCTTGGCCGCGACAACGGCCCTGCTAGCGAGGCGCCAGCGCACACGGTCCAACTGCAAGGCTTTCGGATCGACCGCACCGAGGTCACCAACGCGGCCTTTGCCGAGTATCTGAACGCGCTGGCCATTCCGGTCGCCGCACAGTTCGAAGGCGGCAACGCGACCCGCGATCACCTCTCAGACGAGAGTGCAGCTCTCTTGATGGAAGAGCAGCGCAGCAGCGGGCTCTACCCGATCATCGCGCTGGACGACCCGCAGGCGCGCATCGGTTACAGCGACGGCGCGTTCCGCCCGACGCCCGGCTATGAGAACCACCCCGTGACAGAGACGACATGGGCCGGAGCACGCGCCTATTGCGCCTGGCGCGGCACGCGCCTGCCCAGCGAGGCCGAGTGGGAGGCCGCCGCAAGGGGCGCAGACGCCAGCCTTTATCCGTGGGGGAATACCGCACCGGATCAGAGCCGCGTTTTCGTGTCGGGGCAGACCGGCGTGACCGCCGAGGTGGGGAGCCGTCCGGCCGGTGCGACGCCGAGCGGCGTGCTTGACATGAGTGGATCGCTTGCGGAATGGACGTCCAGCCTGAAGCGGCCCTACCCCTACGATCCCGCGGATGGCCGCGAAGCCCCTGATCGCGCCGGCGAGCGGGTTACGCGGGGCGGTGACTACATCTACGATGCGGGATCTGCGACGCTGACCGCGACGCATCGCGACGGGTTTTCCAACGCTCCGGGACGCGGCCACCGTCACATCGGTTTCCGTTGCGTGGCCAACGCCATGGCGGGCTGA